The following proteins are encoded in a genomic region of Bubalus kerabau isolate K-KA32 ecotype Philippines breed swamp buffalo chromosome 15, PCC_UOA_SB_1v2, whole genome shotgun sequence:
- the LOC129629092 gene encoding olfactory receptor 52M1-like, protein MGPANKSQTSPDTFLLMGIPGLEHLHVWIGIPFCSMYVVAVVGNMTILAVVRTEQSLHKPMFLFLCMLSVTDLVLSTSTLPRMLCLFWFGAQDIAFDACLTQMFFIHSFTAMESGFFLSMAIDRYVAICHPLHHTTILTHTRIAKMGASVVLRGVAFFSPHPILLRQLPYCRTRIIAHTYCEFMAVVKLACVDTGPTKRYSLSVASVIGSCDGLFIAVSYVLILRAVFLLPSREASLKALGTCGSHVCVILVFYSTAVFTFLTHRFDHSVAPQIHIFIANVYLLVPPFLNPIVYGIRTKKIRDHVLSSLMVKVA, encoded by the coding sequence ATGGGACCAGCCAATAAATCCCAAACATCTCCAGACACTTTCTTGCTGATGGGCATCCCAGGACTAGAGCACCTGCATGTCTGGATTGGGATTCCCTTCTGCTCCATGTATGTGGTGGCTGTGGTGGGGAATATGACCATTCTGGCCGTGGTGAGGACAGAGCAAAGCCTCCACAAGcctatgtttctctttctgtgcaTGCTTTCAGTCACTGACCTGGTCCTCTCCACTTCTACACTGCCTCGCATGCTCTGTCTCTTCTGGTTTGGAGCCCAGGACATTGCCTTTGATGCCTGCCTGACCCAAATGTTCTTCATTCATAGTTTTACTGCTATGGAATCAGGCTTCTTTTTGTCCATGGCCattgaccgctatgtggccatttgCCATCCACTGCACCACACCACCATTCTCACCCACACTCGCATCGCTAAAATGGGAGCTTCTGTGGTACTACGGGGAGTGGCCTTCTTTTCCCCACATCCTATCCTGCTCAGACAGCTGCCCTACTGCAGGACTCGAATCATTGCCCACACCTACTGTGAGTTCATGGCTGTGGTGAAGCTGGCGTGTGTGGACACAGGGCCCACTAAGCGTTACAGCCTCAGTGTGGCCTCTGTCATTGGTTCCTGTGATGGGTTATTCATTGCTGTGTCTTATGTCCTAATCCTTCGTgcagtctttcttcttccatcGCGGGAAGCAAGTCTTAAAGCCCTAGGCACTTGTGGCTCCCATGTCTGCGTCATTCTCGTTTTCTACTCCACAGCTGTCTTTACCTTCCTCACTCACCGTTTTGACCACAGTGTGgccccccaaattcatatcttCATTGCCAATGTATACCTTCTGGTACCACCTTTTCTTAACCCCATTGTTTATGGTATAAGGACCAAGAAAATTCGAGACCATGTTCTTAGTTCTCTAATGGTAAAGGTTGCTTGA
- the LOC129629095 gene encoding olfactory receptor 52K1-like: MSSCNNSIPQPLIFVLAGIPGLESSHGWFSVPFFLVFVVAVIGNATILCIIRVEKSLHEPMFLLLAMLSVVDLSLVSVTVPRMLGIFWMNAKEISFNACLTQMFFIPSFYVMESGVLLAMAFDRFVAIWHPLRYTTVLSNSLLVKMALAVLARAVAVLTPAPILVKRLESFQTHIIAYSYCAYMAVVQIACGDLSHHIVYGLMVIVASVGFDLFFIILSYGLILHAVFRIPSWEARGKAFSTCGSHLCVIALFYSPVIFSVLAQVLGYHMAPHLQIIIDNLYFLVPPMINPLIYGARTKQMWEWVLRIFHCEGD, encoded by the coding sequence ATGTCCTCTTGCAACAACTCCATCCCTCAGCccttgatatttgtcctggctgGAATTCCTGGCCTGGAATCTTCCCATGGCTGGTTCTCTGTGCCTTTTTTCTTggtgtttgttgttgctgtcatTGGCAATGCCACCATTTTATGTATCATCAGGGTGGAGAAGAGTCTTCATGAGCCCATGTTTCTCCTCTTGGCCATGCTGTCAGTTGTTGACCTGTCTCTTGTCAGTGTCACTGTGCCCCGCATGCTGGGCATCTTCTGGATGAATGCCAAGGAAATCAGCTTTAATGCCTGCCTCACACAGATGTTTTTCATCCCATCATTTTATGTCATGGAGTCTGGGGTCCTTCTGGCTATGGCTTTTGACAGATTTGTGGCTATCTGGCACCCTCTGAGATATACAACTGTCCTTAGTAACAGCCTGCTTGTGAAGATGGCACTGGCTGTCCTGGCAAGGGCAGTGGCAGTGCTGACCCCAGCACCCATCCTGGTGAAAAGACTGGAAAGCTTCCAAACTCACATCATTGCGTACTCATACTGTGCCTACATGGCTGTGGTGCAAATAGCCTGTGGAGACCTCTCTCACCACATTGTCTATGGCCTTATGGTTATTGTAGCATCTGTGGGATTTGATCTGTTTTTTATCATTCTGTCATATGGGCTGATCCTTCATGCTGTCTTTCGGATACCCTCTTGGGAGGCACGGGGCAAAGCTTTCAGCACATGTGGCTCTCATCTTTGTGTCATTGCTCTCTTTTATTCCCCTGTTATCTTTTCTGTCTTGGCCCAGGTTTTAGGCTATCATATGGCTCCCCACCTACAGATTATCATTGACAATCTCTACTTCTTGGTGCCTCCTATGATCAACCCTTTGATTTATGGGGCTCGGACCAAGCAAATGTGGGAGTGGGTGCTACGAATcttccattgtgaaggagattgA